One genomic window of Sphingobacterium oryzagri includes the following:
- a CDS encoding DUF4286 family protein, with translation MILYNVSLIIEDSSHDDLLTWLKAKLQKTNHQVSFLKMLDSPHEGSTYCIQLNAENPEMLEAFQTELLADLQQHIALQHRDKAFIFDSKMEYLTF, from the coding sequence ATGATATTATACAACGTTTCCTTAATAATAGAAGATAGCAGCCATGACGATCTGTTAACATGGTTAAAAGCTAAGCTACAGAAAACAAATCACCAGGTCAGTTTCCTGAAAATGCTCGATTCACCACACGAAGGCAGCACCTATTGTATTCAGCTAAATGCGGAGAATCCTGAAATGCTGGAAGCCTTTCAAACGGAATTATTGGCTGATCTTCAGCAACACATAGCACTACAACATCGGGATAAAGCATTTATTTTCGACAGTAAAATGGAATATCTAACGTTCTAA
- a CDS encoding DUF983 domain-containing protein, which yields MATSKFAALSQSKCPRCRVGKMFEGPVYGFKRQRMLEYCPHCGLKFEIEPGYFYAAMYVSYAFSVAEILSLGLATAFFTRSESPWTYIIVIFAAIVIFAPFNLRYSRLVLLHFLSPKVTYNPRYEKSLSENNEPNK from the coding sequence ATGGCTACATCAAAATTCGCTGCTTTATCGCAATCAAAATGTCCGCGTTGCCGGGTCGGCAAAATGTTTGAAGGCCCTGTGTATGGCTTTAAGCGGCAACGTATGCTCGAATATTGCCCGCATTGTGGATTAAAATTCGAAATAGAACCCGGTTATTTCTACGCGGCAATGTACGTTAGTTATGCTTTTTCCGTTGCCGAGATTCTGAGTTTAGGTTTAGCAACTGCCTTTTTTACACGAAGCGAATCGCCCTGGACCTATATTATCGTCATTTTTGCCGCTATTGTTATTTTTGCACCGTTCAACTTACGGTATTCCCGTCTTGTCTTACTGCACTTCCTCTCACCGAAAGTAACGTACAATCCCCGTTACGAAAAGAGCCTTTCCGAAAATAACGAGCCCAATAAATAA
- a CDS encoding RluA family pseudouridine synthase gives MSITDKDVIYEDNHYIAINKRAGDIVQVDTTGDKSMEDMVSEYLAKKYEKPNGAFIGVIHRLDRPVSGMILFAKTSKGLDRMNRLFHDRKVSKTYLAVVRNRPPKKSDTLKNWLLRDRKKMVTKAYDREVKGGSFAELDYEIVGEMEGYYLLKVTPLTGRTHQIRCQLAYMGCPIVGDNKYGYPRGSLRRSICLHSRALRFVHPIKEENMDIVAALPEDGFWEKFNVLL, from the coding sequence ATGAGTATAACAGACAAGGATGTCATCTACGAAGATAACCACTATATCGCGATCAATAAGCGTGCTGGTGACATTGTTCAGGTAGATACCACAGGCGATAAGTCTATGGAAGATATGGTCAGCGAATACCTGGCTAAAAAGTACGAAAAGCCCAATGGAGCGTTTATTGGCGTTATTCATCGGCTAGACCGCCCTGTGAGCGGTATGATTTTGTTTGCGAAAACAAGCAAAGGTTTAGATCGAATGAACAGGTTGTTTCATGACCGCAAGGTTTCTAAAACTTACCTGGCTGTGGTGCGCAACAGACCGCCAAAAAAATCAGATACGTTGAAAAACTGGTTGCTGCGCGATCGTAAGAAGATGGTTACCAAAGCTTACGATCGGGAGGTCAAAGGCGGGAGTTTTGCGGAGCTTGACTACGAAATAGTGGGCGAAATGGAAGGTTACTATTTATTAAAAGTTACGCCGCTGACGGGGCGTACGCATCAAATACGTTGCCAACTGGCTTATATGGGCTGTCCGATTGTGGGCGACAATAAATATGGATATCCAAGAGGAAGTTTACGGCGTTCTATTTGTTTGCATTCACGCGCACTGCGCTTTGTGCACCCGATAAAAGAGGAAAATATGGATATCGTAGCAGCATTACCAGAAGATGGCTTTTGGGAGAAGTTTAATGTGCTGTTGTAA
- a CDS encoding MlaD family protein, giving the protein MSTNERKRSITVGLFVLIGLVILVAGILVLGTQQNKFSKNLVVTTYFHDVKGLKVGNNVWFSGVKVGIVKEIKFQSIDDVKVVMHIEEKSSEFIREDVVAKLGSDGLIGNAIVSLIGGSDQAAAIKDGDVVKSVSGTDTEAMFATLQTNNENLVEITKNFALLSKQMVDGKGTVGALLTDSTIALSLKGSVNSLNKVMTDANNASANLAILMNKLNSNQGLIHDLTTDTAVFASLRESAAQLQGVTQTASALMENLNTTSARLNDKNNAIGVLTNDPEAAEDIKQILQNLNLGTEKLDDNMKALQSNFLFRGYFRKQEKERAKVSQDSLK; this is encoded by the coding sequence ATGAGCACAAACGAAAGGAAGCGTTCGATTACGGTCGGCTTATTTGTATTAATTGGCCTGGTAATTTTGGTTGCTGGAATCCTGGTATTGGGTACGCAGCAAAATAAATTCAGTAAGAATCTGGTTGTTACCACTTACTTTCACGATGTGAAAGGTCTGAAAGTCGGAAACAACGTTTGGTTTTCCGGGGTAAAAGTCGGTATTGTCAAAGAGATTAAGTTTCAAAGCATCGATGACGTGAAAGTGGTGATGCATATCGAGGAGAAATCAAGTGAATTTATCCGTGAAGATGTGGTTGCCAAATTGGGGTCTGATGGATTGATCGGTAATGCCATCGTTAGCCTTATCGGCGGCTCTGATCAGGCAGCGGCCATCAAAGACGGCGACGTCGTAAAATCCGTCAGCGGCACCGATACGGAAGCGATGTTTGCGACCTTGCAGACCAATAATGAGAATCTGGTTGAAATTACCAAAAATTTTGCCTTACTTTCTAAACAGATGGTAGATGGTAAAGGTACGGTTGGCGCGTTGTTAACAGATTCTACGATTGCGCTTTCGCTAAAAGGATCTGTTAATTCGCTCAATAAAGTTATGACTGACGCGAATAACGCTTCTGCCAACTTAGCTATTTTAATGAATAAATTGAATAGCAACCAAGGATTAATTCATGATCTAACGACCGATACTGCCGTGTTTGCAAGCCTTCGGGAGTCGGCTGCGCAGTTGCAGGGTGTGACGCAAACGGCGTCGGCCCTGATGGAAAATCTCAACACGACATCGGCACGCTTGAACGATAAAAACAACGCCATTGGCGTATTGACCAATGATCCGGAAGCGGCAGAAGATATCAAGCAAATTTTGCAAAATTTGAATTTAGGCACCGAAAAGCTGGATGATAACATGAAGGCGTTGCAAAGCAATTTCCTTTTCCGTGGTTACTTTAGAAAGCAAGAAAAAGAGCGGGCAAAAGTTTCACAAGATTCTTTAAAATAA
- a CDS encoding ABC transporter ATP-binding protein, whose amino-acid sequence MEKKKANINYDDIVIHVDDVSKSFGDLHVLRNVDVKLYNGENLVVLGRSGTGKSVLIKLISGLLTPDKGNVRVLGEVVNDLNDRDLRTLRQRIGFSFQNSALYDSMTVRENLEFPLVRNKRNLSRAEINKEVEEVLDGVGLSQAINQMPSELSGGQRKRIGIARTLILRPDIMLYDEPTAGLDPITCLDINSLINEVQERYNTSSIIITHDLACAKMVGDRMVMLLDGRFERQGSFKEIFDTEDSRVRPFYDYNFIV is encoded by the coding sequence ATGGAGAAGAAAAAGGCAAATATCAATTACGATGATATCGTTATCCATGTCGATGATGTAAGTAAATCTTTTGGAGACTTACATGTGCTTCGAAATGTGGACGTCAAACTATATAATGGCGAGAATTTGGTTGTTCTTGGTCGTTCTGGTACAGGTAAATCCGTGCTTATCAAATTAATATCGGGCTTATTGACGCCCGATAAAGGTAATGTTCGGGTGCTGGGTGAGGTGGTCAATGATCTCAATGATCGGGATCTTCGCACGTTAAGGCAACGCATCGGTTTTTCTTTCCAGAACAGTGCCTTGTACGATAGTATGACGGTTCGGGAAAATTTAGAGTTTCCGCTGGTTCGTAATAAGCGTAATTTATCGCGTGCAGAGATTAATAAAGAGGTCGAAGAAGTGTTGGATGGCGTTGGTCTTTCGCAGGCCATAAATCAAATGCCTTCCGAACTATCTGGCGGACAGCGCAAGCGTATTGGTATTGCACGGACGCTTATTTTACGGCCGGATATCATGCTGTATGATGAGCCTACGGCTGGTTTAGATCCTATTACCTGTCTGGATATCAATTCCTTGATTAATGAGGTTCAGGAGCGGTACAATACATCATCGATTATCATTACACACGATTTGGCTTGCGCCAAGATGGTGGGCGACCGCATGGTCATGCTGTTGGATGGTCGTTTTGAACGTCAGGGATCATTTAAAGAAATTTTTGACACGGAGGATAGCCGTGTCAGACCATTTTATGATTATAATTTTATTGTTTAA
- a CDS encoding MlaE family ABC transporter permease, translated as MGSKLEKLLIEFARIHRFMMSFLREAISPPYEFKEIIRQCYEIGWKSFPLISLTGFIVGFVFTKQSRPSLEEFGASSWLPALISIAIVRALAPLVTALIASGKVGSQIGAELSSMNVTEQIDAMEVSGTNPTKFLVSTRIIATTFMIPVLCFYVAGIGLFGGYLSIIGKDQLSMLAFFTQVFESIAGRDIFAMVIRAVVFGFTIGFASSYVGYYSTKGTEGVGKAANSAVVSSMFLVFVEELLIVQLLALLV; from the coding sequence ATGGGAAGTAAATTAGAAAAACTACTTATCGAATTCGCCCGTATTCATCGTTTCATGATGAGTTTTCTTCGCGAAGCGATATCGCCTCCTTATGAATTCAAAGAGATCATTCGTCAATGTTATGAGATCGGTTGGAAATCTTTTCCTTTGATAAGTTTGACAGGCTTTATTGTCGGTTTTGTTTTTACAAAACAATCTCGACCCTCGCTTGAAGAGTTTGGAGCGTCCTCCTGGCTTCCGGCCTTGATTTCCATTGCCATTGTACGCGCATTGGCTCCGTTAGTAACGGCATTGATTGCGTCGGGGAAGGTGGGTTCACAAATTGGTGCAGAGTTAAGCTCCATGAATGTCACCGAGCAGATTGACGCCATGGAGGTTTCAGGCACCAATCCAACCAAATTTTTGGTTTCCACACGGATTATTGCCACTACATTTATGATTCCTGTGCTCTGTTTTTACGTGGCCGGTATCGGTTTGTTTGGTGGCTACTTGAGCATCATCGGCAAAGATCAGTTGAGTATGCTTGCGTTTTTTACGCAGGTTTTTGAGTCGATTGCTGGTCGTGATATTTTTGCGATGGTTATTCGGGCGGTCGTATTTGGTTTTACCATTGGTTTTGCCAGCTCATACGTTGGTTATTACTCTACGAAAGGAACAGAAGGTGTAGGAAAGGCTGCCAACAGCGCCGTTGTGTCGTCGATGTTTTTGGTATTTGTGGAAGAGTTACTTATCGTTCAGCTGCTGGCGCTGCTTGTTTAA
- a CDS encoding DUF6600 domain-containing protein, which yields MKRMNTHTLCIAIVAMLLSVFSLSKVSAQPYGQVSFDVFYDELSPYGQWDRDANYGDIWFPDVDRNFRPYGTNGYWTMTEYGNTWVSNYDWGWAPFHYGRWVYTNYNGWGWIPDYEWGPAWVDWRSGGGYYGWAPMGPSRATMAVALPINLWVFLPVRRIYDPYISRHWSYGQRNIYNRTTIINNTYIVNNNHYYGGPGRRDIERNIGRRVAVREIRATDRPGRSRVDNRSVSIYRPDRGSSSASRSNVRSDGQSSRAVVNRSQTDARSNNGSGRSVTTNTNRSTNNRNATESRTTRSSTTPRSNQATTRRSTTTQNSSNSNRAEAQRNTQPTERAKTNRATQSERSNSSSTNRTQRTVAPQRGTSGSSTQQQRSRSNVQPQRQQQQKRQPASPSQNRSRSQERQAAPARQVQQASQRTSEPARSQVSRERSTGSSEGRSSRAATNRRGDR from the coding sequence ATGAAACGCATGAACACACACACATTATGTATCGCTATTGTAGCGATGTTGCTCAGTGTATTTTCGCTGAGTAAAGTCTCGGCACAGCCTTATGGACAAGTTTCATTTGATGTGTTCTACGACGAGCTATCGCCTTACGGACAATGGGATAGAGATGCTAACTATGGTGACATTTGGTTTCCAGATGTCGATCGAAACTTCCGACCATACGGCACCAATGGCTATTGGACCATGACAGAATACGGAAATACGTGGGTATCCAACTACGACTGGGGATGGGCTCCATTTCACTACGGACGTTGGGTTTACACAAATTATAATGGTTGGGGATGGATTCCGGATTACGAATGGGGACCTGCTTGGGTAGACTGGCGCAGCGGCGGCGGCTATTATGGATGGGCGCCTATGGGACCAAGTCGCGCAACGATGGCGGTAGCACTTCCGATCAATCTTTGGGTTTTCTTGCCTGTAAGACGCATTTACGATCCATACATTTCGAGACATTGGAGCTATGGACAGCGTAATATATATAACCGCACCACGATCATTAACAATACGTATATCGTGAATAATAACCACTATTATGGTGGTCCGGGTCGACGCGATATCGAGCGTAACATCGGCCGTCGTGTAGCTGTTCGCGAAATTCGTGCGACTGATCGTCCGGGCCGTTCACGTGTAGACAATCGCTCGGTATCGATCTACAGACCCGATCGTGGCAGTTCGTCGGCATCACGAAGCAACGTACGCAGCGACGGTCAGTCATCGCGCGCTGTAGTCAATCGTTCGCAAACCGATGCACGCAGTAACAATGGCAGTGGACGTTCAGTTACGACAAACACGAATAGAAGCACGAACAACAGAAATGCTACGGAAAGCCGCACAACGCGCTCGTCGACAACACCACGCAGTAACCAAGCGACAACGCGTCGTTCGACGACGACACAAAACTCGTCTAACAGCAACCGTGCAGAGGCGCAACGTAATACACAGCCGACAGAACGAGCAAAAACCAACCGGGCGACGCAAAGCGAACGCAGTAACAGTTCGTCTACAAACAGAACGCAACGCACGGTAGCGCCACAACGTGGTACAAGCGGTAGCAGCACGCAGCAGCAACGCAGCCGGAGTAACGTACAACCGCAGCGCCAACAGCAACAAAAGCGGCAGCCGGCCAGTCCGAGCCAAAACCGATCGCGCAGTCAAGAGCGCCAAGCGGCTCCAGCCAGACAAGTTCAACAGGCTAGTCAGCGGACCAGCGAACCGGCTAGGTCACAGGTATCGCGCGAGCGATCGACCGGTAGCAGTGAAGGAAGAAGCAGTCGTGCGGCGACCAACCGCCGAGGCGACCGCTAA
- the pncB gene encoding nicotinate phosphoribosyltransferase: protein MATLSSILDNDFYKFTMQFAVSKLFPKAQAKYEFINRGKHAFPAGFDKRLKEAINEMAQLKLSKAEKQFLHDKCPYIDPTYLDFLQGYRYDPEEVKIEQHGDELSVAIEGYWYRTILWEVPIMSLICELYYEANQLQRVSNEDVCQIVQDKMIKYDKLGVTIADFGTRRRHSYEVHDLVIRTLKQHPSRTFIGTSNVHLAMKYETTPIGTHAHEWFMFHAAKYGYKMANLLGLEHWSDVYRGDLGIALSDTYTTKVFFTQFDKKLTKLFDGVRHDSGDPIQFAQMTIDHYSQKGIDPRSKTIIFSDGLDYEKVAKIAGFCEGKIGYSFGIGTDFTNDVGLPRMNIVLKMVEAKPEDGEWTEVIKLSDEPNKHTGTTKEIAMAKQVLKIKE from the coding sequence ATGGCTACACTTTCGTCTATACTTGACAACGATTTTTATAAATTCACCATGCAATTTGCTGTCAGCAAATTATTTCCTAAAGCGCAGGCTAAATATGAATTTATTAATCGCGGCAAACATGCCTTTCCGGCAGGTTTTGACAAACGCTTGAAAGAAGCGATCAACGAGATGGCGCAGCTCAAGCTAAGCAAAGCGGAGAAGCAATTTCTGCACGATAAGTGCCCGTACATCGACCCAACTTATTTAGACTTCCTGCAAGGTTACCGTTATGATCCCGAAGAGGTTAAAATTGAACAACATGGCGACGAACTATCGGTCGCCATCGAGGGCTATTGGTACCGAACCATCCTGTGGGAAGTACCAATCATGTCGCTGATCTGCGAATTGTATTACGAAGCCAATCAATTACAACGTGTGTCCAATGAAGATGTCTGCCAGATCGTGCAGGACAAAATGATTAAATACGACAAATTAGGCGTTACGATAGCCGATTTTGGCACACGTAGGCGGCACTCCTATGAAGTGCACGATTTGGTGATTCGCACATTGAAACAACATCCTTCACGAACGTTTATCGGCACATCAAACGTTCATCTGGCGATGAAATATGAAACAACACCCATAGGAACACATGCGCATGAATGGTTCATGTTTCACGCAGCAAAATATGGTTACAAAATGGCTAATTTACTCGGATTAGAGCATTGGTCTGATGTCTACCGGGGAGATCTCGGGATTGCCCTGTCAGACACCTATACAACAAAGGTATTTTTTACGCAGTTTGACAAAAAACTCACCAAGCTGTTTGATGGCGTGCGCCACGATAGCGGTGACCCGATCCAGTTTGCGCAAATGACGATTGATCATTACAGCCAAAAGGGAATCGATCCGCGTTCGAAAACGATCATCTTTTCTGACGGACTGGATTATGAAAAGGTTGCCAAAATAGCGGGATTCTGTGAAGGAAAAATCGGGTATTCTTTCGGTATCGGAACAGATTTTACCAACGATGTTGGCCTTCCGCGCATGAATATCGTATTAAAAATGGTGGAAGCAAAACCAGAAGATGGCGAATGGACGGAAGTTATTAAGCTATCCGACGAACCAAACAAACATACGGGTACGACTAAAGAAATCGCTATGGCGAAGCAAGTATTAAAAATTAAGGAATAA
- a CDS encoding class I SAM-dependent methyltransferase, translated as MERDVYGEALYDLHTLQALKEPLLLHSSYGDIEEMPVDVFFRNEEDFPELEHIALALCDGKVLDVGAGVGSHALHLQQKGFTVDALEHSPMACKIMRERGVKQVIQENFFNLSNQRYDTLLFLMNGIGLAGTIAGFRELLRHSKGLLSEKGQLLFDSSNIAYLYEEYRIPRPEHYLGEIKFQYEYKGVRGKPFGWLYIDQDELIKIAREENWVVQILFEDDNDQYLVRMEPRKATNEEPA; from the coding sequence ATGGAGCGAGATGTTTACGGCGAGGCGTTGTATGATCTGCACACCCTGCAGGCACTGAAAGAACCCCTATTATTACACAGTAGTTACGGCGATATCGAGGAAATGCCGGTAGACGTTTTTTTTAGGAATGAAGAAGATTTTCCAGAGCTGGAACACATTGCGCTTGCACTTTGTGATGGAAAAGTATTGGATGTAGGCGCCGGCGTAGGTAGCCATGCACTGCATTTGCAACAAAAAGGCTTTACAGTAGATGCACTCGAACATTCTCCAATGGCCTGCAAAATCATGCGCGAACGTGGTGTAAAACAGGTCATTCAAGAAAATTTCTTCAACCTCAGCAACCAACGGTATGATACGCTCCTATTTTTGATGAATGGGATTGGATTAGCGGGTACTATAGCTGGTTTTCGGGAATTGCTTCGACACAGCAAAGGACTATTATCGGAAAAAGGACAATTGTTATTTGATTCGTCGAACATCGCGTATCTCTACGAAGAATATCGTATCCCGCGGCCAGAACACTATTTGGGCGAGATAAAATTTCAATATGAATATAAAGGCGTGCGCGGAAAGCCCTTTGGTTGGTTGTACATTGACCAAGACGAACTTATAAAAATCGCGCGTGAAGAAAATTGGGTTGTGCAAATTCTTTTTGAAGATGACAACGATCAGTATTTGGTACGCATGGAGCCCAGAAAGGCAACCAACGAGGAACCAGCCTAA